The following proteins are co-located in the Tripterygium wilfordii isolate XIE 37 chromosome 2, ASM1340144v1, whole genome shotgun sequence genome:
- the LOC120016142 gene encoding uncharacterized protein LOC120016142 — MATTKTYFARQNYRFLSTDHSPLVTESGFELDESDIYNLSATRSDASEFRSKPAPNSRFSKKTSKRVDSTCGTPSSLPVNIPDWSKILKDEYRDHRRRESDDDDDNVDGNDSFDGGFRIPPHEILARTRIASFSVHEGVGRTLKGRDLSRVRNAIWEKTGFQD, encoded by the coding sequence ATGGCGACGACCAAGACCTACTTCGCCAGACAGAACTACCGATTTCTCTCTACTGACCACTCTCCTCTCGTGACTGAGTCCGGATTCGAACTGGACGAGTCCGACATCTACAACCTTTCGGCAACTCGCTCTGACGCGTCCGAGTTCCGCAGCAAGCCCGCTCCAAATTCCAGATTCTCCAAGAAAACATCTAAGCGCGTTGACTCCACCTGCGGGACTCCGTCGTCACTTCCTGTCAATATACCGGACTGGTCCAAGATTTTAAAGGACGAATACCGGGACCATCGGAGGAGAGAGagtgatgacgatgatgataaCGTTGACGGCAATGATTCGTTCGATGGAGGATTTAGGATCCCGCCGCACGAGATCTTGGCGAGGACAAGGATCGCGTCGTTCTCGGTGCATGAAGGTGTTGGGAGGACTTTGAAAGGGAGGGATCTGAGTAGAGTCAGAAATGCAATTTGGGAGAAAACCGGCTTCCAGGactag